A window from Citrus sinensis cultivar Valencia sweet orange chromosome 3, DVS_A1.0, whole genome shotgun sequence encodes these proteins:
- the LOC127900902 gene encoding uncharacterized protein LOC127900902 — translation MERRPRMLKDFLIDNDSINSCSSSGFESFPRRRSSIRSLIQNDVSDVASNSSNKASLLRSRSRAAASTTISAFLAIISTIKTIQLNNVVKVKPPSILPRISLSRKLSSKKKSTPTRKEIITDIKITVRVKDIIRWKSFRDLAMDDKPQPQPSDLASSPDHQCTTTTTTIGSTTNSTPSPCSSNGSSWCESDFTSDYYYLPPWTGNSAENDARGQVGEKYSPRVGSDCDSMKATIESAEGPEELHGEEKEQLSPVSVLDFELQEDDEDHSVSSFDQSLANLEKWMSMEENDGDDSSAEEEEEEEEEEINIEVEEKAKLLLNKIKSTISPTWNCEDSRIVSEQLLLDFLVEELSAKRNNQGRINEIVRQAEAWIKGEDSATTLLIDDAGDCIRDMDRKESWNKFEGEQEEVSMQIENTLLNLLLDDLLLDL, via the exons ATGGAGCGTAGGCCCCGAATGCttaaagattttctcatagaTAATGATTCCATTAATTCATGTTCTTCAAGTGGGTTCGAATCATTTCCTAGGAGACGCAGCAGCATACGAAGCCTTATTCAAAACGATGTCAGCGATGTTGCAAGTAATAGCAGTAATAAGGCATCATTACTAAGAAGCCGATCAAGAGCAGCTGCCTCAACAACAATCTCAGCTTTCCTAGCCATTATCAGCACCATCAAGACCATCCAACTCAACAATGTGGTTAAGGTTAAGCCCCCTTCAATTTTACCACGAATTAGCCTTTCACGCAAGCTTTCCTCAAAAAAGAAGAGCACTCCTAccagaaaagaaataattactGATATCAAAATAACAGTCAGAGTCAAAGACATCATACGGTGGAAATCATTCCGCGACTTGGCAATGGACGATAAACCCCAGCCGCAGCCATCCGATCTTGCTTCCTCTCCTGATCATCAATGCACCACCACTACAACCACAATCGGATCCACCACCAATAGCACTCCGTCTCCATGCAGTAGTAACGGTTCCAGTTGGTGTGAAAGTGATTTTACCTcggactattattatttaccgCCTTGGACCGGTAACTCTGCGGAAAACGACGCCCGCGGCCAAGTGGGTGAAAAATATTCACCGCGTGTCGGCAGCGATTGCGATTCGATGAAAGCGACAATTGAGTCAGCGGAGGGACCCGAG GAGTTGCATGGCGAGGAGAAAGAACAACTTAGTCCAGTTTCAGTGCTGGATTTCGAGCTccaagaagatgatgaagatcaTTCAGTCTCGTCTTTCGATCAAAGTCTTGCAAACCTAGAAAAATGGATGTCAATGGAAGAGAATGACGGAGATGATAGCTCTGCcgaggaggaggaggaagaagaagaagaagaaatcaatattgaagttgaagaaaaggcaaagctgctgttgaataaaataaaatcaacaataaGTCCAACGTGGAATTGTGAAGACAGTAGAATTGTATCGGAACAActattgttggatttcttgGTAGAGGAATTGTCTGCAAAGAGAAATAACCAAGGTAGAATTAATGAGATAGTAAGGCAAGCGGAGGCGTGGATTAAAGGGGAAGACAGTGCCACGACATTATTAATTGATGATGCTGGGGATTGTATTCGAGATATGGATAGGAAAGAGAGTTGGAACAAATTTGAGGGTGAGCAAGAAGAGGTATCAATGCAAATCGAGAACACTTTGTTGAATCTTTTGCTAGATGACCTACTGCTTGATCTCTAG